Proteins co-encoded in one Syntrophobacterales bacterium genomic window:
- a CDS encoding phosphoglycerate kinase — MKFIDELDIHKKKVLFRFDFNVPLDSSQNITDDIRIRSVLPSINYALDEKARVIIVSHLGRPKGKVVPEMSLAPVAKRLSRLLGKDVQFAPDCIGEDVRRRVDALQAGDVLLLENLRFHKEEEKNDEAFAAELGGLADIYIDDAFGNAHRAHASNVGITRFVKMRGAGFLIKKEIEYFGGALEKPARPFVAIVGGSKVSGKLEAVANLIRKVDKIILGGGMAFTFLKALGYGIGKSVVEDELIGRAAEVMKAVKELGVKLYLPVDCVIAESREAGAQIRVVPVQEITPGWMGLDIGPATVTLFAEVLENAKTILWNGPMGVFEIPAFSHGTTAMARTLANSAAVTIVGGGDTDVAIQQAGESDKITYISTGGGASLELLEGKVLPGIAALEPDGQEA; from the coding sequence ATGAAATTCATAGACGAATTAGACATTCATAAAAAAAAGGTGTTGTTTCGCTTCGATTTTAACGTTCCTCTGGACAGTTCTCAAAACATTACCGACGATATCCGCATCCGGTCGGTCCTCCCCTCGATAAATTACGCCCTCGATGAAAAGGCCAGGGTGATTATCGTTTCGCATCTTGGCCGTCCCAAGGGGAAGGTTGTGCCGGAGATGAGTCTGGCTCCGGTGGCGAAACGCCTTTCGCGGCTTCTGGGCAAGGATGTCCAGTTTGCCCCGGATTGCATTGGCGAGGATGTCCGCCGGAGGGTGGACGCCTTGCAGGCCGGCGACGTGCTGCTTTTGGAAAACCTGCGATTTCATAAGGAGGAAGAGAAAAACGACGAGGCATTCGCCGCCGAACTGGGCGGTCTGGCTGATATTTACATTGACGACGCTTTCGGCAACGCCCATCGTGCGCATGCCTCCAACGTCGGCATTACCCGGTTTGTGAAGATGCGCGGCGCAGGGTTTCTGATCAAAAAGGAGATTGAATATTTCGGCGGGGCGCTGGAAAAACCGGCCCGGCCGTTTGTCGCTATTGTCGGCGGTTCCAAGGTCTCAGGAAAGCTGGAGGCCGTTGCCAACCTGATTCGGAAGGTTGACAAGATCATCCTGGGCGGGGGCATGGCCTTTACGTTTCTGAAGGCCCTCGGCTACGGCATCGGTAAATCCGTTGTGGAGGACGAGCTGATCGGCAGGGCGGCCGAGGTGATGAAGGCGGTAAAGGAGCTGGGTGTAAAGCTCTATCTGCCGGTTGACTGCGTGATCGCGGAAAGCAGGGAAGCGGGCGCCCAGATCAGGGTAGTGCCCGTTCAGGAGATTACTCCGGGCTGGATGGGGCTGGATATTGGCCCTGCAACGGTAACCCTCTTTGCCGAGGTGTTGGAAAATGCCAAGACGATCCTCTGGAACGGGCCGATGGGCGTCTTTGAGATACCGGCCTTCAGCCACGGCACAACAGCGATGGCAAGAACTCTCGCGAACTCCGCGGCGGTAACGATTGTGGGCGGCGGCGATACGGACGTGGCCATCCAGCAGGCCGGCGAAAGCGACAAGATTACCTATATTTCAACCGGCGGCGGCGCCTCGCTGGAACTGCTTGAGGGCAAGGTGTTGCCGGGGATAGCCGCTTTGGAGCCGGACGGCCAAGAGGCGTAA
- the ispF gene encoding 2-C-methyl-D-erythritol 2,4-cyclodiphosphate synthase yields MKTGFGYDSHRLTAGRRLILGGVEIPSEKGLAGHSDADVLVHAVCDALIGALAMGDIGRLFPDSDPAFKDISSLILLKRVGTLVSEHGYQVRNIDATIVLERPKLAGYLPVMAQNIADVLAISGSAVSVKAKTNEGMGMIGAGEGAAAFAVILIEEA; encoded by the coding sequence ATGAAAACCGGCTTCGGATATGACAGCCACCGCCTTACGGCTGGACGCAGACTTATCCTGGGGGGGGTGGAGATTCCCTCCGAAAAGGGGCTCGCCGGCCATTCAGATGCCGATGTTCTTGTGCACGCCGTTTGCGATGCGCTAATTGGCGCCCTGGCCATGGGCGACATCGGCAGGCTTTTCCCCGATAGCGACCCCGCCTTCAAGGATATTTCCAGTCTGATTTTGTTGAAGCGGGTCGGGACGCTGGTTTCTGAACATGGTTATCAGGTGCGCAATATCGATGCGACGATCGTTCTGGAGAGGCCGAAATTGGCCGGCTATCTGCCCGTGATGGCGCAAAATATTGCCGACGTTCTGGCGATTTCCGGGTCTGCTGTAAGCGTCAAGGCCAAAACAAATGAAGGAATGGGGATGATCGGTGCAGGAGAAGGGGCCGCGGCATTTGCCGTTATCTTGATCGAAGAAGCCTGA